The proteins below are encoded in one region of Peribacillus muralis:
- a CDS encoding NUDIX hydrolase — protein MKKFEEKTLSSEKIFTGRVISLQVDEVELPDGKTSKREIVKHPGAVAIIALTADNKIIMVEQYRKALERSLIEIPAGKLEKGEEPVLSAERELEEETGYECEKMEHIISFYTSPGFADELVHLYVAHNLKKKENAAPLDEDEFVELIELTLEEAENHLLEGKIQDAKTAYAVQYLLLKKAMNS, from the coding sequence ATGAAAAAATTTGAAGAAAAAACGCTGTCTTCGGAAAAAATCTTCACAGGAAGGGTAATCAGCCTGCAAGTGGATGAAGTGGAGCTTCCTGATGGAAAAACGAGTAAACGTGAAATAGTTAAACATCCGGGCGCGGTTGCCATCATAGCACTTACGGCAGACAATAAAATCATCATGGTTGAACAGTATCGTAAAGCGCTGGAACGAAGTTTGATCGAAATTCCTGCCGGAAAGCTGGAAAAAGGCGAGGAGCCGGTTTTGTCAGCAGAACGGGAGCTGGAAGAAGAGACCGGCTATGAATGCGAAAAAATGGAGCACATCATTTCCTTTTACACGTCGCCAGGCTTTGCTGATGAATTGGTCCATCTTTATGTGGCCCACAATTTGAAAAAGAAAGAAAATGCTGCACCGCTGGATGAAGATGAATTTGTCGAGCTGATTGAGCTTACGCTCGAGGAGGCCGAAAACCATTTACTTGAAGGGAAAATCCAAGATGCCAAGACGGCATATGCCGTTCAGTATCTGCTGCTGAAAAAGGCGATGAATTCTTAA
- the mciZ gene encoding Z-ring formation inhibitor MciZ: MKIYVLEKSVTLSGKSWEIIQKLKQMQDQYVYINDWIADMGRQGPHPPLKRIK; the protein is encoded by the coding sequence ATGAAGATTTATGTACTGGAAAAAAGCGTTACTTTATCCGGAAAGAGCTGGGAGATCATACAAAAACTAAAACAAATGCAAGATCAATATGTCTATATCAATGATTGGATTGCCGACATGGGCCGCCAGGGTCCCCATCCCCCTTTAAAAAGGATCAAGTGA
- a CDS encoding aldo/keto reductase, which yields MKKRRLGHSDLLVSEIGLGCMSLGTDEKQASEIIQAALDEGINYFDTADLYDFGVNEEIVGRNLKSVREQVYIATKVGNRWNENKDSWSWDPSATYIKAAVKDSLKRLATDYIDLYQLHGGTMADNIEETVEAFEELKKQGYIRHYGISSIRPNVIKEFTETSELDSVMMQYSLLDRRPEEWMPLLENKQISIIARGPLAKGLLSEKMLEKANEDGYLDYSYHELKDLLPQLKDKLSNRKLNETALQYTLSHPSVAAVVSGASSVKQLRENCQAASSPSLSKTELDILKQLTKASRYESHRE from the coding sequence ATGAAAAAACGCAGACTTGGTCATTCAGATTTGCTCGTTTCTGAAATCGGGCTCGGATGCATGTCATTGGGGACTGATGAAAAACAAGCATCCGAAATCATACAAGCCGCTTTAGATGAAGGGATCAATTATTTCGATACCGCAGATTTATATGATTTCGGTGTGAATGAAGAAATTGTCGGGAGGAATTTAAAATCGGTCCGCGAACAGGTCTACATAGCCACCAAGGTTGGAAACCGCTGGAATGAAAATAAAGATTCCTGGTCTTGGGACCCTTCTGCCACTTATATCAAAGCGGCCGTAAAAGATAGCTTAAAGCGGCTCGCAACGGATTACATCGATCTCTACCAGCTGCATGGAGGAACCATGGCAGATAATATCGAAGAAACGGTAGAAGCGTTCGAAGAGCTAAAAAAGCAAGGCTATATTCGCCACTATGGTATATCCTCGATCCGTCCGAACGTGATCAAGGAATTCACTGAAACGTCCGAGCTTGATTCCGTAATGATGCAGTATAGTCTGCTCGACCGCCGACCGGAAGAGTGGATGCCCCTTTTGGAAAACAAACAAATCAGCATCATCGCACGCGGTCCCCTTGCGAAGGGCTTGCTTAGCGAGAAAATGCTTGAAAAGGCAAATGAGGATGGATACCTTGATTATAGCTATCACGAGCTGAAAGATTTGCTTCCGCAATTAAAGGACAAGCTTTCCAATCGGAAATTGAATGAAACGGCACTTCAATATACACTGTCACATCCAAGTGTCGCTGCCGTTGTTTCAGGAGCAAGCTCAGTAAAGCAGCTCCGTGAAAACTGCCAGGCCGCCAGCAGCCCTTCCTTGTCAAAAACCGAGCTTGACATCCTGAAGCAGCTGACCAAAGCGAGCCGATATGAAAGTCATCGCGAATGA
- a CDS encoding organic hydroperoxide resistance protein, translating to MTKTLFTTSVTVDGGREGTAISADGNFTVDIAMPGTPRAKQMPEASNPEQLFAAGYAACFDSALQSVGKVERVSFDSKVTASVSLLMGEMHQYSLAVTLAVKGSGIDKDTFEALVHKAHQMCPYSKAINGNVDVTIEIDVD from the coding sequence ATGACTAAAACATTATTTACTACATCTGTAACGGTTGATGGCGGAAGAGAAGGAACGGCCATTTCTGCAGATGGTAACTTCACGGTTGATATTGCGATGCCTGGAACACCGAGGGCGAAACAGATGCCTGAAGCATCCAATCCTGAACAGCTATTTGCTGCTGGGTATGCGGCATGCTTCGATAGTGCTTTGCAATCAGTCGGTAAAGTCGAACGTGTTTCATTCGATTCAAAGGTCACTGCCAGCGTTAGTTTATTGATGGGTGAGATGCATCAGTACAGCTTGGCTGTCACCTTAGCTGTGAAAGGATCGGGCATCGATAAAGACACGTTTGAAGCTCTCGTTCATAAAGCCCATCAAATGTGTCCCTATTCAAAAGCAATCAATGGCAATGTCGACGTCACCATTGAAATCGATGTAGATTAA
- a CDS encoding MarR family winged helix-turn-helix transcriptional regulator, which yields MQNKLENVLENQLCFLLYASSREMTKKYKPLLDKLEVTYPQYLVLLLLWEQDTLTVKKLGELLALDSGTLTPMLKRMEQNDLIVRERSAQDERSVMILLTEKGRGLQADACFIPDRISAISGEDKRVVEDLKASLLHLLKTLQQF from the coding sequence ATGCAAAATAAACTGGAAAATGTGCTTGAAAATCAATTATGTTTCCTGCTTTATGCAAGCTCAAGGGAAATGACGAAAAAATATAAACCGCTGCTGGATAAACTTGAAGTGACGTATCCTCAATATCTCGTTCTTCTCCTGCTGTGGGAACAGGATACACTTACGGTCAAGAAACTAGGGGAGCTACTGGCCCTTGATTCAGGAACGCTTACCCCGATGTTGAAACGAATGGAGCAGAATGATTTGATTGTCCGAGAACGTTCCGCCCAAGATGAACGTTCGGTCATGATTTTGCTGACTGAAAAAGGACGCGGCTTGCAGGCAGATGCCTGCTTCATTCCCGATCGCATTTCAGCTATATCTGGCGAAGATAAGCGGGTGGTCGAGGATTTGAAAGCTTCGTTGCTGCATCTACTGAAAACTTTACAGCAATTTTAA
- a CDS encoding YqkE family protein, with translation MKKKQPQKQNSSKSQEKDSSSLKLGDMLNQDIMSQLRQKQQELNAAEVEKKAAEEEKKRAERKQREKNKSFEELLGESNLNWKNYK, from the coding sequence ATGAAAAAGAAACAGCCACAAAAGCAAAATTCCAGTAAAAGCCAAGAAAAGGATTCATCATCATTGAAACTTGGCGATATGCTTAATCAGGATATCATGTCCCAGCTTCGTCAAAAGCAACAAGAACTGAATGCGGCGGAAGTTGAGAAAAAGGCGGCGGAAGAAGAAAAGAAACGCGCAGAAAGAAAGCAGAGGGAGAAGAATAAATCATTCGAAGAACTACTGGGCGAAAGCAATCTGAACTGGAAGAATTATAAATAG
- a CDS encoding alpha/beta hydrolase, with protein MKKWWLALVGILTYIIGVGLYFSNRIMYMKKKEDAFIQNREITAKRLIREDFDNLPKTDIWVSSPSGYSLKCLFVEPHDTNKWVVISHGVTENKVNSIKYMNIFLKRGFNTIIYDHRRHGDSGGKTSSYGHYEKLDLKAVIDELKRRKGPDLTIGIHGESMGAATLLLYAGMLEDGADFYIADCPFSNFEDQIQHQLKAEIPIPSWTVFPLGRMFIKLRDGYWTNEVSPIEYIKNIRSPVLFIHSEQDTFIPVSMTIELYAAKEGPKQLYIAKKGAHAQSYNENPQEYEAQIDQFLETCLKSS; from the coding sequence ATGAAAAAATGGTGGCTTGCATTAGTTGGGATTCTGACTTATATCATCGGCGTCGGCCTTTATTTCTCCAATCGGATCATGTACATGAAAAAGAAAGAAGATGCTTTCATTCAAAATCGGGAAATCACGGCCAAACGTCTGATCAGGGAGGATTTTGATAATCTGCCCAAAACGGATATCTGGGTATCCTCACCCTCGGGCTATTCATTGAAATGCTTGTTTGTCGAACCGCATGACACCAACAAGTGGGTCGTCATTTCTCATGGTGTGACGGAAAACAAAGTCAATTCGATTAAGTATATGAATATTTTTCTTAAGCGGGGCTTTAATACGATCATTTATGATCACCGTCGACACGGGGATTCCGGTGGCAAGACGAGCAGCTATGGACATTATGAGAAACTCGACCTGAAGGCCGTAATCGATGAATTGAAGCGGCGTAAAGGCCCCGACCTTACCATTGGCATTCACGGGGAGTCCATGGGGGCCGCAACCTTGCTTTTATATGCCGGGATGCTTGAAGATGGAGCTGACTTTTACATTGCCGACTGTCCATTTTCGAATTTCGAGGATCAGATCCAACATCAGCTCAAAGCTGAAATCCCCATTCCTTCATGGACCGTATTTCCGCTTGGGCGCATGTTCATCAAACTCCGGGACGGATATTGGACCAATGAAGTGTCCCCGATTGAATATATTAAAAACATCCGCAGCCCGGTGCTCTTCATTCATAGTGAACAGGACACCTTCATTCCCGTTTCGATGACGATCGAATTATATGCAGCAAAAGAGGGCCCAAAGCAGCTGTACATCGCTAAAAAAGGGGCCCATGCTCAATCTTATAATGAAAATCCGCAAGAATATGAAGCTCAAATCGATCAGTTTCTAGAAACTTGTCTGAAAAGCAGCTGA
- a CDS encoding iron-sulfur cluster biosynthesis family protein, which translates to MYIEWTERAAGKIADKLEGQKGHLQLKYDTEGCGCVVSGVTALWLVDEVEEGTEKVETNGIPLFVEKSKMIFLDESMKIDFVPEANSFQLKSPNQILNPRMSFFNKM; encoded by the coding sequence ATGTATATTGAATGGACGGAAAGAGCGGCAGGGAAAATAGCCGATAAGCTAGAAGGACAAAAAGGGCATTTACAGCTGAAATATGACACGGAGGGCTGCGGCTGCGTTGTAAGCGGTGTGACGGCATTATGGCTGGTCGACGAAGTGGAAGAAGGGACGGAAAAGGTGGAAACGAACGGTATCCCGCTATTCGTGGAAAAATCAAAAATGATTTTTCTCGATGAAAGCATGAAAATAGACTTCGTGCCGGAAGCGAACAGTTTTCAGTTAAAAAGTCCGAATCAAATCTTGAACCCAAGAATGAGCTTTTTTAACAAAATGTAA
- a CDS encoding YolD-like family protein, whose amino-acid sequence MIQDRGRIKWTSMMLPEHVKMLRDWVVEDGYETKRILDEQQLEEMNAVMGEAMEERKDVTVAHYEGNRYQLLIGRIHYYNELTQKLHIVDHFQQAHYIKLSDIADVRIMEG is encoded by the coding sequence ATGATTCAAGATCGAGGCCGTATCAAATGGACATCAATGATGTTGCCGGAGCATGTGAAGATGCTGCGTGATTGGGTGGTGGAGGATGGTTATGAAACGAAGCGCATCCTTGATGAGCAGCAACTGGAAGAAATGAATGCCGTGATGGGGGAGGCGATGGAGGAGAGAAAGGATGTCACGGTTGCACATTATGAAGGAAACCGGTATCAGCTGCTAATTGGCAGGATTCATTATTATAATGAACTCACCCAAAAACTCCATATCGTCGATCATTTTCAGCAGGCCCACTATATCAAGCTTTCTGATATAGCGGATGTGAGGATAATGGAAGGCTGA
- a CDS encoding Y-family DNA polymerase → MMDYGTMPNQSIMCIDMKSFYASCSAVMLGLNPLECYLAVVGDLQRTGSIVLAASPKMKKEFGIKTGSRMFEIPDDPRIFVVEPKMATYLRVSTEITRLFNRYVPKEAIHVYSVDESFVKVDGAASLWGDARSIAEKIKDEIERELQLPCAIGIGPNMLMAKLCLDLEAKHEGIAEWKYEDVPNKLWSISPLREMWGIGRRVEKTLNGMGIFTVGQLANYDLQLLEAKFGIMGNQLYHHAWGVDLSDMGAPIIEGQVSFGKSQILLRDYKEEHEIKQVMLEICEEVGRRARTHHKAGRTVSLGIGYSKDEFGGGFQRSRSISEPTNITMELYKVCLELFRENYKKQKTVRSIAVTLSNIVDDNEMQLALFDTSRWKKRELSYTVDRIRHKYGHKALLRAVSYTEAGTAVYRSRLLGGHKA, encoded by the coding sequence ATGATGGATTATGGAACGATGCCGAACCAATCAATTATGTGTATCGATATGAAAAGCTTTTACGCAAGCTGTTCAGCGGTCATGCTTGGCTTGAATCCGCTCGAGTGTTATCTGGCGGTGGTTGGTGATTTGCAGAGGACGGGAAGCATTGTGCTTGCTGCTTCTCCAAAGATGAAGAAGGAATTTGGCATCAAAACGGGTTCGCGGATGTTTGAGATTCCGGATGATCCAAGGATTTTCGTCGTTGAACCGAAAATGGCGACTTATTTAAGGGTCTCGACGGAAATCACGCGACTGTTCAACCGTTATGTGCCGAAAGAAGCCATTCATGTGTATAGTGTCGATGAAAGTTTCGTGAAAGTCGATGGGGCCGCTTCTTTATGGGGAGATGCCCGGTCGATAGCTGAAAAGATAAAAGATGAGATCGAAAGGGAATTACAGCTCCCCTGCGCCATAGGGATTGGTCCTAACATGCTTATGGCTAAGCTTTGCTTGGATTTAGAAGCTAAGCATGAAGGGATTGCGGAATGGAAGTATGAGGATGTACCAAACAAGCTTTGGTCGATTTCCCCGCTTCGTGAAATGTGGGGAATTGGCAGGCGTGTGGAAAAAACCCTTAATGGAATGGGGATATTCACGGTTGGGCAGCTTGCCAATTATGACCTTCAATTACTTGAAGCGAAGTTTGGAATTATGGGCAATCAGCTTTATCACCATGCGTGGGGAGTAGATTTATCGGATATGGGTGCACCGATCATCGAGGGACAGGTGAGCTTTGGCAAAAGCCAGATCCTGCTGCGGGATTACAAGGAGGAGCATGAAATCAAGCAGGTGATGCTGGAGATTTGCGAAGAAGTTGGAAGAAGGGCACGCACCCATCACAAGGCAGGAAGGACGGTCAGCCTGGGCATTGGTTACAGCAAGGATGAATTTGGCGGGGGCTTTCAGCGCTCCCGTTCGATTAGCGAACCGACCAACATTACGATGGAGCTGTATAAAGTTTGCCTGGAGCTTTTCCGTGAGAACTATAAGAAGCAAAAAACGGTTCGGAGCATAGCGGTCACACTCTCGAATATTGTCGATGATAACGAGATGCAGCTGGCTTTATTTGATACGTCGCGCTGGAAGAAGCGGGAGCTGAGTTACACGGTTGATCGAATTCGCCATAAATATGGGCACAAAGCGTTATTGCGTGCCGTTTCGTACACAGAAGCGGGTACAGCCGTTTACCGAAGCAGGCTGCTTGGCGGACATAAGGCATGA
- a CDS encoding C40 family peptidase gives MKKWIASAAVASAMMLTPLQAFANIGDQTLRPGMTNNDVKQLQQLLKTKGYFTYSGSLTTYYGTYSTSAVKKFQKAKGLTADGIAGRGTFNALGVYNVNNTSMINYAKTLMGKPYKWGGTTPAGFDCSGFIYYVFQKSQGITLPRTTSLLYSNTGLKVSSPSKGDLVFFDTSSGRTGVSHVGIYIGNGQFIQASTSKGVTITDMDNSYWKPRYLGAKTL, from the coding sequence ATGAAGAAATGGATCGCTTCAGCTGCTGTCGCTTCTGCCATGATGCTAACCCCGCTGCAAGCCTTTGCTAATATTGGAGACCAAACCCTCAGACCCGGAATGACAAATAACGATGTCAAACAACTACAACAACTATTAAAAACCAAAGGTTACTTCACATATTCAGGTTCACTGACTACATACTATGGAACCTATTCCACATCAGCGGTAAAGAAATTCCAAAAAGCTAAAGGACTAACGGCCGACGGAATTGCCGGCCGAGGCACATTCAATGCACTTGGTGTTTATAATGTCAATAACACAAGCATGATTAACTATGCAAAAACCTTAATGGGCAAACCATATAAATGGGGCGGAACGACTCCGGCTGGATTCGATTGCTCCGGCTTCATCTATTACGTGTTCCAAAAGTCACAAGGTATCACCTTACCTCGTACCACGTCCTTGCTTTATTCCAATACAGGTTTAAAAGTATCGTCACCGTCTAAAGGTGATCTTGTATTCTTCGATACTTCTTCAGGGAGAACAGGCGTATCACACGTTGGGATTTATATCGGAAATGGTCAATTCATTCAGGCTTCGACATCAAAAGGAGTAACCATTACGGATATGGATAATTCTTATTGGAAACCAAGATATTTAGGTGCAAAAACTTTATAA
- a CDS encoding GyrI-like domain-containing protein yields the protein MKLKIMNSIRTNNFNDEHLMQKITDLWQEASGLLDNQKVITYAVYHNYESDYKGDYSLSITVEDDAGEPSLKILNNAKYEIFNVDTTKEHGVYDTWKEIWAREEAGTLERAYSFDFEKYSPNGEIEVYIALR from the coding sequence GTGAAATTAAAAATCATGAACAGTATTCGGACAAATAATTTTAATGACGAACATTTGATGCAAAAGATTACAGATTTATGGCAGGAGGCCTCTGGTCTTCTGGATAATCAAAAAGTGATTACCTACGCTGTATATCATAATTATGAAAGTGACTATAAAGGTGATTATTCATTAAGTATAACCGTTGAAGATGATGCTGGGGAACCTTCATTGAAAATCCTGAATAACGCAAAATATGAAATCTTCAATGTCGATACAACAAAGGAACATGGGGTCTACGACACCTGGAAGGAAATATGGGCCCGTGAGGAAGCAGGCACATTGGAGAGGGCATACTCATTTGATTTTGAGAAATATAGCCCTAATGGAGAAATTGAAGTATACATAGCATTAAGATAG
- a CDS encoding SDR family NAD(P)-dependent oxidoreductase: MKNLQGKVIVITGASGGIGKEVAIDAAKRGGRLVLLARSLDKLEQVKSELTTQYGIDAYACKLDVSDTDQIAAVFHHIHTQIGEVDVLVNNAGFGTFKEAQDTEIDETKAMFAVNVIGLMACTKQVLPYMKQRRSGHIINIASQAAKIATPKSTLYSSTKFAVLGYSNALRLELMEDHVYVTTVNPGPIETNFFDIADESGTYVKNIEKFMLKPEKVATEIVKAMLTNKREINLPGWMDLAGKWYTLFPAITEFFGKKAFFKK; the protein is encoded by the coding sequence TTGAAAAACTTGCAAGGGAAAGTAATCGTGATTACCGGTGCTTCCGGAGGGATTGGCAAGGAAGTGGCTATCGATGCGGCAAAGCGGGGCGGCCGTCTTGTTCTCTTGGCGAGAAGCCTTGATAAATTAGAACAGGTAAAGAGTGAGTTAACCACTCAATATGGAATTGATGCATATGCTTGTAAGCTTGACGTATCAGATACAGATCAGATTGCCGCTGTCTTTCATCACATTCATACGCAAATAGGTGAAGTGGATGTATTGGTCAATAATGCTGGCTTCGGGACATTCAAAGAAGCGCAGGATACGGAAATCGACGAAACGAAAGCGATGTTTGCCGTCAATGTGATAGGATTAATGGCCTGTACAAAGCAAGTCCTTCCCTATATGAAGCAGAGAAGATCAGGGCATATCATCAATATCGCTTCACAGGCAGCTAAAATTGCCACTCCTAAATCAACCTTATATTCTTCGACCAAATTTGCCGTACTTGGCTATTCAAACGCTCTTCGGCTCGAGCTGATGGAAGATCATGTTTATGTGACCACCGTCAACCCGGGCCCGATAGAAACGAATTTCTTCGACATTGCCGATGAATCGGGTACATATGTAAAGAATATTGAAAAATTCATGCTTAAGCCTGAGAAAGTCGCGACTGAAATTGTCAAAGCGATGCTCACCAATAAAAGGGAAATCAATCTCCCTGGCTGGATGGATTTAGCGGGTAAATGGTATACCCTGTTTCCGGCAATCACCGAATTTTTTGGAAAAAAAGCATTTTTTAAAAAATAA
- a CDS encoding MBL fold metallo-hydrolase — protein sequence MVKWNGDIAKIALPTPFAVGDVNVYVVKGDALTLIDTGVKTERSKEALTQGLAALGLELSDIEQIILTHHHPDHAGALDFFAKEIPVYGHKNNQRWLDISDDFLESHNRFFLDYAAKFGVAEELKNKLTHHRDEIGFLSERKLRGYLAEGDELPGLPGWKTIETPGHAQSHLSFYRESDGVMIAGDHLLAKISPNPLMEPPILPGGNRPRPLLQYNASLQKLLDFSISTVYSGHGDEVKGDAVADLIQYRFERQHNRAMQVKGMLYDKPLSVFEVCQQLFPKVYLQEVGLTLSETIGQLDYLESLGEVETEIQAGVILYSIA from the coding sequence ATGGTGAAATGGAATGGAGATATTGCAAAAATTGCTTTGCCCACACCGTTTGCAGTGGGTGATGTAAATGTTTATGTAGTGAAAGGGGATGCATTGACCCTTATAGACACTGGCGTTAAAACAGAACGATCAAAAGAAGCGTTGACTCAGGGACTTGCGGCTTTGGGCCTGGAATTGTCCGATATCGAACAAATCATTTTGACACACCATCATCCTGATCATGCTGGCGCACTCGATTTCTTTGCAAAGGAAATCCCGGTTTATGGGCACAAAAACAATCAGCGCTGGCTGGACATTAGTGACGATTTCCTTGAAAGCCATAATCGTTTCTTTCTTGATTATGCCGCGAAGTTTGGAGTGGCTGAAGAATTGAAAAATAAATTGACCCATCATCGCGACGAAATCGGTTTTCTCAGTGAACGAAAGCTGCGGGGATATTTGGCTGAGGGTGATGAACTCCCTGGTCTTCCGGGCTGGAAAACAATCGAGACTCCTGGGCACGCGCAAAGTCACTTATCTTTTTATCGGGAAAGTGACGGTGTCATGATTGCGGGGGATCACTTGCTTGCCAAAATTTCACCTAATCCATTGATGGAACCGCCGATTCTTCCGGGAGGCAATAGACCGCGGCCGTTACTGCAATATAATGCTTCACTTCAGAAGTTATTGGATTTTTCCATATCTACCGTCTACTCCGGACATGGAGATGAAGTGAAAGGCGATGCCGTGGCGGACCTCATTCAATACAGATTCGAGCGGCAGCATAATCGGGCGATGCAGGTGAAAGGAATGCTTTATGACAAGCCATTATCGGTTTTTGAGGTGTGTCAGCAGTTGTTCCCGAAAGTATATCTTCAGGAAGTGGGCTTGACACTTTCTGAAACGATCGGTCAGTTGGATTATTTGGAAAGTCTGGGTGAAGTCGAAACGGAAATCCAAGCTGGGGTCATTCTCTATTCCATCGCTTAA
- the proC gene encoding pyrroline-5-carboxylate reductase, giving the protein MKELFLEGIGAEIMKKIAFIGAGSMAEAIISGLVTQRVIQPANIFVTNKRNDDRFNYLAEQYGVTTTRSLQPLLQDADLVVLAVKPKDILETMQSIKGYIREEMLLLSVVAGVHTSSLEGIANKQFSIVRAMPNTSATVGKSATALAANGHTKESQLQTAITLFETVGTVAIVEENQLDAVTGLSGSGPAYIYYLVEALERSAETIGLDSQTAKQLILQTLLGAADMLQKSPKTPAVLRKEVTSPGGTTEAGLKELQAHQVQEAFIACVQEATEQSKRMGDQISKELAKYVVPQ; this is encoded by the coding sequence ATGAAAGAATTATTTTTAGAAGGAATAGGAGCGGAGATCATGAAGAAAATCGCATTCATCGGGGCTGGTTCGATGGCAGAAGCAATCATTTCGGGGCTGGTGACGCAACGGGTGATACAGCCTGCCAATATTTTCGTAACGAATAAAAGAAATGATGACAGGTTCAATTATTTAGCGGAGCAATACGGCGTCACGACCACAAGATCGCTGCAGCCATTATTGCAGGATGCCGACCTTGTCGTCCTTGCAGTGAAGCCGAAGGACATTCTTGAAACGATGCAATCAATAAAAGGATATATCCGTGAAGAAATGCTGTTGCTTTCCGTAGTGGCCGGAGTTCACACATCAAGCTTGGAGGGAATCGCCAACAAGCAATTCTCCATCGTCCGTGCCATGCCGAATACATCGGCGACAGTAGGAAAATCAGCAACGGCCCTTGCCGCAAATGGCCATACGAAGGAGTCGCAATTACAAACGGCGATCACCCTTTTTGAAACGGTAGGGACGGTCGCAATCGTTGAAGAAAATCAGCTCGATGCGGTTACAGGCTTATCAGGAAGCGGTCCAGCTTATATTTATTACTTGGTCGAAGCATTGGAAAGATCAGCCGAAACAATTGGTCTCGATTCCCAAACGGCGAAGCAATTGATTCTTCAGACCTTGTTGGGCGCAGCCGACATGTTGCAGAAATCGCCTAAAACGCCAGCCGTACTCAGAAAGGAAGTAACGTCACCGGGCGGAACGACTGAAGCAGGATTGAAAGAGCTTCAAGCCCATCAAGTGCAGGAAGCCTTCATTGCCTGTGTACAAGAAGCGACTGAGCAATCGAAGCGAATGGGTGACCAAATAAGCAAAGAACTTGCCAAATATGTCGTCCCCCAGTAA
- a CDS encoding VOC family protein, producing the protein MNRINLITLGVKDISESLTFYRDGLGFQTSIQDDDPAIVFFNNAGTKLALYPLEELANDISTEKPLKRGGFSGITLAYNAKSVEEVHEVMSKAEKAGGVIEKSPQDVEWGGYSGYFSDLDGYYWEVAYSKDWRFDEKDMLIIE; encoded by the coding sequence ATGAACAGGATCAACCTTATCACGTTAGGCGTAAAGGATATAAGTGAATCTCTAACATTTTATCGGGATGGATTGGGGTTTCAGACCTCGATTCAAGACGATGATCCTGCCATTGTTTTTTTCAATAATGCGGGAACGAAACTTGCTTTGTACCCATTGGAGGAGCTGGCGAATGATATCAGCACGGAGAAACCGCTGAAGCGGGGGGGATTTTCGGGCATCACGCTTGCTTATAATGCCAAATCGGTTGAAGAAGTGCATGAGGTGATGAGTAAGGCTGAAAAAGCCGGTGGAGTAATCGAGAAGTCACCCCAAGATGTGGAGTGGGGGGGATACAGTGGGTATTTTTCCGATCTTGATGGGTACTATTGGGAAGTGGCGTATTCGAAGGATTGGCGTTTTGACGAAAAAGATATGCTGATCATAGAGTGA
- a CDS encoding MerR family transcriptional regulator yields the protein MNTSAVARLLNVSHSTIQRWVSQLNMEVERNQLGHYQFSEEDIALLRKIQNQLNEGIILQKVSISESKIRKATVQKHTEMTKEHEQLLERIVRLENGLKTKADDVVSYQLLQHRSEMEEMHKLVKKLEARIEALETPTIPPFDYFIAAEEAAVTKKTKKRPFMKTIFGIGRKDDSTSWSTADSD from the coding sequence ATGAATACAAGTGCAGTTGCCCGGTTACTGAATGTTTCCCATAGTACGATCCAACGTTGGGTTAGCCAATTGAACATGGAAGTAGAACGGAATCAGCTTGGCCACTACCAGTTTTCAGAGGAAGACATTGCCTTGTTAAGAAAAATCCAAAATCAGCTGAACGAAGGGATCATTCTCCAAAAGGTCAGCATATCAGAGAGTAAGATCAGAAAAGCAACCGTTCAGAAACACACTGAAATGACGAAAGAACATGAACAACTGCTGGAACGGATCGTCCGGCTTGAAAATGGTTTGAAAACAAAAGCCGATGATGTGGTATCTTATCAACTTTTACAGCACAGAAGTGAAATGGAAGAGATGCACAAACTCGTAAAAAAACTCGAAGCTCGAATCGAAGCTTTAGAAACGCCAACCATTCCGCCGTTTGATTACTTCATCGCTGCTGAAGAAGCCGCCGTCACTAAAAAAACGAAAAAGAGACCGTTCATGAAAACGATTTTCGGCATTGGCAGAAAGGACGATTCTACTTCATGGAGCACGGCAGACAGCGATTAA